The Desmodus rotundus isolate HL8 chromosome 3, HLdesRot8A.1, whole genome shotgun sequence genome includes a region encoding these proteins:
- the FMNL3 gene encoding formin-like protein 3 isoform X2: MGNLESAEGGPGEPPSVSLLPPPGKMPMPEPCELEERFALVLSSMNLPPDKARLLRQYDNEKKWDLICDQERFQVKNPPHTYIQKLQSFLDPSVTRKKFRRRVQESTKVLRELEISLRTNHIGWVREFLNDENKGLDVLVDYLSFAQCSVMFDFEGLESGDDGAFDKLRSWSRSIEDLQPPSALSAPFTNSLARSARQSVLRYSTLPGRRALKNSRLVSQKDDVHVCILCLRAIMNYQYGFNLVMSHPHAVNEIALSLNNKNPRTKALVLELLAAVCLVRGGHEIILAAFDNFKEVCKEMHRFEKLMEYFRNEDSNIDFMVACMQFINIVVHSVEDMNFRVHLQYEFTKLGLEEFLQKSRHTESEKLQVQIQAYLENVFDVGGLLEDAETKNVALEKVEELEEHVSHLTEKLLDLENENMMRVAELEKQLLQRDKELESIKETYENTSHQVHTLRRLIKEKEEAFQRRCHLEPNARDLESVGSEALARVGPVELSTGLPASDLDLLAPAPPPEETVPLPPPPAPPLPPPPPPLPDKCPPAPPLPGAAPSVVLTVGLSAIRIKKPIKTKFRLPVFNWTALKPNQISGTVFSELDDEKILEDLDLDKFEELFKTKAQGPALDLICSKNKTAQKAASKVTLLEANRAKNLAITLRKAGRSAEEICRAIHTYDLQTLPVDFVECLMRFLPTEAEVKLLRQYERERQPLEELAAEDRFMLLFSKVERLTQRMAGMAFLGNFQDNLQMLTPQLNAIIAASASVKSSQKLKQMLEIILALGNYMNSSKRGAVYGFKLQSLDLLLDTKSTDRKMTLLHFIALTVKEKYPDLANFWHELHFVEKAAAVSLENVLLDVKELGRGMELIRRECSIHDNSVLRNFLSTNEGKLDKLQRDAKTAEEAYNAVVRYFGESPKTTPPSVFFPVFVRFIRSYKEAEQENEARKKQEEVMREKQLAQEAKKLDAKTPSQRNKWQQQELIAELRRRQAKEHRPVYEGKDGTIEDIITGLQQQPIVVRHQARSVAPPSVPPRAPGPH, encoded by the exons AGCTCCATGAACCTGCCTCCTGACAAGGCCCGGCTCCTGCGGCAGTACGACAATGAGAAGAAGTGGGATCTGATCTGTGACCAG GAACGATTCCAGGTGAAAAACCCTCCCCACACTTACATCCAGAAACTCCAGAGCTTCTTGGACCCCAGTGTAACTCGGAAG AAGTTCAGGAGGAGAGTGCAGGAGTCAACCAAAGTGCTGAGGGAGCTGGAGATCTCGCTCCGCACCAACCACATCGG GTGGGTGCGGGAGTTTCTGAATGATGAAAACAAAGGCCTGGATGTGCTGGTGGATTACCTGTCCTTTGCCCAATGTTCCGTCAT GTTTGACTTTGAGGGTCTGGAGAGTGGCGACGATGGTGCCTTTGACAAGCTCCGGTCCTGGAGCAGGTCCATCGAGGACCTGCAGCCACCCAGCGCCCTGTCAGCCCCCTTCACCAACAGCCTCGCTCGCTCTGCGCGCCAGTCTGTGCTCCG GTATAGCACTCTACCTGGGCGCAGGGCCCTGAAGAACTCCCGCCTGGTGAGCCAGAAGGATGACGTCCACGTCTGCATCCTTTGTCTCAGAGCCATCATGAACTATCAG TATGGATTCAACCTGGTCATGTCCCACCCCCATGCTGTCAACGAGATTGCACTCAGTCTCAACAACAAGAACCCAAG GACCAAAGCCCTTGTCTTGGAGCTCCTAGCAGCTGTGTGTTTGGTGCGGGGAGGTCATGAAATCATTCTTGCTGCCTTTGATAATTTCAAAGAG GTGTGCAAGGAGATGCACCGCTTTGAGAAGCTGATGGAGTACTTCCGGAATGAGGACAGCAACATCGACTTCATG GTGGCCTGCATGCAGTTTATCAACATTGTGGTGCACTCGGTGGAGGATATGAACTTCCGGGTCCACCTGCAGTATGAGTTCACtaagctggggctggaggagttCCTGCAG AAGTCAAGGCACACAGAAAGCGAGAAGCTGCAGGTGCAGATCCAGGCATACCTGGAGAACGTGTTTGACGTGGGGGGTTTGTTGGAAGATGCTGAGACCAAGAACGTGGCCCTGGAGAAggtggaggagctggaggagcatGTGTCCCAT CTCACAGAGAAGCTTCTGGACCTAGAGAACGAGAACATGATGCGTGTGGCGGAGCTGGAGAAGCAGCTGCTGCAGCGGGATAAGGAACTAGAGAGCATCAAG GAGACTTACGAGAACACGAGCCACCAGGTGCACACCCTGCGGCGGCTCAtcaaggagaaggaggaggcttTCCAGCGCCGATGCCACTTGGAGCCCAATGCCCGGGACTTGGAGTCGGTGGGCAGTGAGGCCCTGGCCCGCGTGGGCCCTGTGGAGCTGAGCACAGGACTGCCAGCCTCCGACCTGGACCTCCtggctccagccccacctcctgaGGAGActgtccctctgcctcctccgcccgctcctcccctgccccctccacctccccctttaCCAG ACAagtgtcccccagccccacctctccctGGTGCTGCTCCCTCTGTGGTGTTGACAGTAGGCCTGTCAG CCATTCGCATCAAGAAGCCTATCAAGACCAAGTTCCGGCTACCGGTCTTCAACTGGACAGCACTGAAACCCAACCAGATCAGTGGCACTGTCTTCAGCGAACTTGATGACGAGAAGATCCTGGAG GACTTGGACCTGGACAAGTTCGAAGAACTGTTTAAGACGAAAGCTCAGGGCCCTGCCCTTGACCTCATCTGCTCTAAGAACAAGACAGCACAAAAGGCTGCCAGCAAGGTGACCCTGTTGGAAGCCAATCGCGCCAAGAACCTGGCCATCACTCTACGCAAGGCTGGCCGCTCAGCTGAGGAGATCTGCAGAGCCATCCACAC GTACGACCTACAGACACTACCTGTGGACTTCGTGGAGTGCCTGATGCGCTTCCTGCCCACAGAGGCCGAAGTGAAGCTGCTGCGGCAATACGAGCGGGAGCGGCAGCCCTTGGAGGAGCTGGCGGCTGAGGACCGCTTCATGCTGCTCTTCAGCAAGGTGGAACGGCTGACCCAGCGAATGGCTGGCATGGCCTTCCTGGGCAACTTCCAGGACAACCTGCAGATGCTTACGCCG CAACTCAATGCCATCATTGCAGCCTCCGCCTCCGTCAAGTCCTCACAGAAGCTGAAGCAGATGCTAGAG ATCATCCTTGCACTGGGGAACTACATGAACAGCAGCAAGCGGGGGGCTGTGTATGGCTTCAAGCTCCAGAGCCTGGATCTG CTGCTGGACACCAAGTCCACTGACAGGAAGATGACACTGCTGCATTTTATCGCCTTGACGGTGAAGGAGAAATACCCAGACCTGGCCAACTTCTGGCACGAGCTGCACTTTGTGGAGAAGGCTGCAGCAG TGTCCCTGGAGAATGTGCTGCTAGATGTGAAGGAGCTGGGCCGGGGCATGGAGCTGATTCGGAGGGAGTGCAGTATCCATGACAACAGCGTCCTCCGGAACTTCCTCAGCACCAATGAGGGCAAACTGGACAAGCTCCAGCGCGACGCCAAGACGGCTGAG GAGGCCTACAATGCAGTGGTGCGCTACTTCGGTGAGAGTCCCAAGACCACACCTCCTTCTGTATTCTTCCCAGTGTTTGTCCGATTCATTCGTTCTTACAAG GAAGCAGAACAAGAGAACGAAGCCCGCAAGAAGCAGGAGGAGGTAATGCGGGAGAAGCAGCTGGCTCAGGAAGCCAAGAAACTGGATGCCAAG ACCCCATCCCAGAGGAACAAGTGGCAACAGCAGGAGCTAATCGCAGAATTGAGGCGGCGCCAGGCCAAGGAGCACCGGCCTGTGTATGAGGGGAAAGATGGTACCATAGAGGACATCATCACAG GCCTCCAGCAGCAGCCCATTGTCGTTCGCCACCAAGCCAGGAGTGTGGCCCCACCCAGTGTCCCCCCTCGGGCTCCAGGCCCCCACTGA
- the FMNL3 gene encoding formin-like protein 3 isoform X1 — protein sequence MGNLESAEGGPGEPPSVSLLPPPGKMPMPEPCELEERFALVLSSMNLPPDKARLLRQYDNEKKWDLICDQERFQVKNPPHTYIQKLQSFLDPSVTRKKFRRRVQESTKVLRELEISLRTNHIGWVREFLNDENKGLDVLVDYLSFAQCSVMFDFEGLESGDDGAFDKLRSWSRSIEDLQPPSALSAPFTNSLARSARQSVLRYSTLPGRRALKNSRLVSQKDDVHVCILCLRAIMNYQYGFNLVMSHPHAVNEIALSLNNKNPRTKALVLELLAAVCLVRGGHEIILAAFDNFKEVCKEMHRFEKLMEYFRNEDSNIDFMVACMQFINIVVHSVEDMNFRVHLQYEFTKLGLEEFLQKSRHTESEKLQVQIQAYLENVFDVGGLLEDAETKNVALEKVEELEEHVSHLTEKLLDLENENMMRVAELEKQLLQRDKELESIKETYENTSHQVHTLRRLIKEKEEAFQRRCHLEPNARDLESVGSEALARVGPVELSTGLPASDLDLLAPAPPPEETVPLPPPPAPPLPPPPPPLPDKCPPAPPLPGAAPSVVLTVGLSAIRIKKPIKTKFRLPVFNWTALKPNQISGTVFSELDDEKILEDLDLDKFEELFKTKAQGPALDLICSKNKTAQKAASKVTLLEANRAKNLAITLRKAGRSAEEICRAIHTYDLQTLPVDFVECLMRFLPTEAEVKLLRQYERERQPLEELAAEDRFMLLFSKVERLTQRMAGMAFLGNFQDNLQMLTPQLNAIIAASASVKSSQKLKQMLEIILALGNYMNSSKRGAVYGFKLQSLDLLLDTKSTDRKMTLLHFIALTVKEKYPDLANFWHELHFVEKAAAVSLENVLLDVKELGRGMELIRRECSIHDNSVLRNFLSTNEGKLDKLQRDAKTAEEAYNAVVRYFGESPKTTPPSVFFPVFVRFIRSYKEAEQENEARKKQEEVMREKQLAQEAKKLDAKTPSQRNKWQQQELIAELRRRQAKEHRPVYEGKDGTIEDIITVLKSVPFTARTAKRGSRFFCDAAHHDESNC from the exons AGCTCCATGAACCTGCCTCCTGACAAGGCCCGGCTCCTGCGGCAGTACGACAATGAGAAGAAGTGGGATCTGATCTGTGACCAG GAACGATTCCAGGTGAAAAACCCTCCCCACACTTACATCCAGAAACTCCAGAGCTTCTTGGACCCCAGTGTAACTCGGAAG AAGTTCAGGAGGAGAGTGCAGGAGTCAACCAAAGTGCTGAGGGAGCTGGAGATCTCGCTCCGCACCAACCACATCGG GTGGGTGCGGGAGTTTCTGAATGATGAAAACAAAGGCCTGGATGTGCTGGTGGATTACCTGTCCTTTGCCCAATGTTCCGTCAT GTTTGACTTTGAGGGTCTGGAGAGTGGCGACGATGGTGCCTTTGACAAGCTCCGGTCCTGGAGCAGGTCCATCGAGGACCTGCAGCCACCCAGCGCCCTGTCAGCCCCCTTCACCAACAGCCTCGCTCGCTCTGCGCGCCAGTCTGTGCTCCG GTATAGCACTCTACCTGGGCGCAGGGCCCTGAAGAACTCCCGCCTGGTGAGCCAGAAGGATGACGTCCACGTCTGCATCCTTTGTCTCAGAGCCATCATGAACTATCAG TATGGATTCAACCTGGTCATGTCCCACCCCCATGCTGTCAACGAGATTGCACTCAGTCTCAACAACAAGAACCCAAG GACCAAAGCCCTTGTCTTGGAGCTCCTAGCAGCTGTGTGTTTGGTGCGGGGAGGTCATGAAATCATTCTTGCTGCCTTTGATAATTTCAAAGAG GTGTGCAAGGAGATGCACCGCTTTGAGAAGCTGATGGAGTACTTCCGGAATGAGGACAGCAACATCGACTTCATG GTGGCCTGCATGCAGTTTATCAACATTGTGGTGCACTCGGTGGAGGATATGAACTTCCGGGTCCACCTGCAGTATGAGTTCACtaagctggggctggaggagttCCTGCAG AAGTCAAGGCACACAGAAAGCGAGAAGCTGCAGGTGCAGATCCAGGCATACCTGGAGAACGTGTTTGACGTGGGGGGTTTGTTGGAAGATGCTGAGACCAAGAACGTGGCCCTGGAGAAggtggaggagctggaggagcatGTGTCCCAT CTCACAGAGAAGCTTCTGGACCTAGAGAACGAGAACATGATGCGTGTGGCGGAGCTGGAGAAGCAGCTGCTGCAGCGGGATAAGGAACTAGAGAGCATCAAG GAGACTTACGAGAACACGAGCCACCAGGTGCACACCCTGCGGCGGCTCAtcaaggagaaggaggaggcttTCCAGCGCCGATGCCACTTGGAGCCCAATGCCCGGGACTTGGAGTCGGTGGGCAGTGAGGCCCTGGCCCGCGTGGGCCCTGTGGAGCTGAGCACAGGACTGCCAGCCTCCGACCTGGACCTCCtggctccagccccacctcctgaGGAGActgtccctctgcctcctccgcccgctcctcccctgccccctccacctccccctttaCCAG ACAagtgtcccccagccccacctctccctGGTGCTGCTCCCTCTGTGGTGTTGACAGTAGGCCTGTCAG CCATTCGCATCAAGAAGCCTATCAAGACCAAGTTCCGGCTACCGGTCTTCAACTGGACAGCACTGAAACCCAACCAGATCAGTGGCACTGTCTTCAGCGAACTTGATGACGAGAAGATCCTGGAG GACTTGGACCTGGACAAGTTCGAAGAACTGTTTAAGACGAAAGCTCAGGGCCCTGCCCTTGACCTCATCTGCTCTAAGAACAAGACAGCACAAAAGGCTGCCAGCAAGGTGACCCTGTTGGAAGCCAATCGCGCCAAGAACCTGGCCATCACTCTACGCAAGGCTGGCCGCTCAGCTGAGGAGATCTGCAGAGCCATCCACAC GTACGACCTACAGACACTACCTGTGGACTTCGTGGAGTGCCTGATGCGCTTCCTGCCCACAGAGGCCGAAGTGAAGCTGCTGCGGCAATACGAGCGGGAGCGGCAGCCCTTGGAGGAGCTGGCGGCTGAGGACCGCTTCATGCTGCTCTTCAGCAAGGTGGAACGGCTGACCCAGCGAATGGCTGGCATGGCCTTCCTGGGCAACTTCCAGGACAACCTGCAGATGCTTACGCCG CAACTCAATGCCATCATTGCAGCCTCCGCCTCCGTCAAGTCCTCACAGAAGCTGAAGCAGATGCTAGAG ATCATCCTTGCACTGGGGAACTACATGAACAGCAGCAAGCGGGGGGCTGTGTATGGCTTCAAGCTCCAGAGCCTGGATCTG CTGCTGGACACCAAGTCCACTGACAGGAAGATGACACTGCTGCATTTTATCGCCTTGACGGTGAAGGAGAAATACCCAGACCTGGCCAACTTCTGGCACGAGCTGCACTTTGTGGAGAAGGCTGCAGCAG TGTCCCTGGAGAATGTGCTGCTAGATGTGAAGGAGCTGGGCCGGGGCATGGAGCTGATTCGGAGGGAGTGCAGTATCCATGACAACAGCGTCCTCCGGAACTTCCTCAGCACCAATGAGGGCAAACTGGACAAGCTCCAGCGCGACGCCAAGACGGCTGAG GAGGCCTACAATGCAGTGGTGCGCTACTTCGGTGAGAGTCCCAAGACCACACCTCCTTCTGTATTCTTCCCAGTGTTTGTCCGATTCATTCGTTCTTACAAG GAAGCAGAACAAGAGAACGAAGCCCGCAAGAAGCAGGAGGAGGTAATGCGGGAGAAGCAGCTGGCTCAGGAAGCCAAGAAACTGGATGCCAAG ACCCCATCCCAGAGGAACAAGTGGCAACAGCAGGAGCTAATCGCAGAATTGAGGCGGCGCCAGGCCAAGGAGCACCGGCCTGTGTATGAGGGGAAAGATGGTACCATAGAGGACATCATCACAG TGCTGAAGAGTGTCCCTTTCACGGCCCGTACTGCCAAGCGGGGCTCACGCTTCTTCTGCGATGCAGCCCACCATGATGAGTCAAACTGTTAA
- the FMNL3 gene encoding formin-like protein 3 isoform X3 — MGNLESAEGGPGEPPSVSLLPPPGKMPMPEPCELEERFALVLSSMNLPPDKARLLRQYDNEKKWDLICDQERFQVKNPPHTYIQKLQSFLDPSVTRKKFRRRVQESTKVLRELEISLRTNHIGWVREFLNDENKGLDVLVDYLSFAQCSVMFDFEGLESGDDGAFDKLRSWSRSIEDLQPPSALSAPFTNSLARSARQSVLRYSTLPGRRALKNSRLVSQKDDVHVCILCLRAIMNYQYGFNLVMSHPHAVNEIALSLNNKNPRTKALVLELLAAVCLVRGGHEIILAAFDNFKEVCKEMHRFEKLMEYFRNEDSNIDFMVACMQFINIVVHSVEDMNFRVHLQYEFTKLGLEEFLQSRHTESEKLQVQIQAYLENVFDVGGLLEDAETKNVALEKVEELEEHVSHLTEKLLDLENENMMRVAELEKQLLQRDKELESIKETYENTSHQVHTLRRLIKEKEEAFQRRCHLEPNARDLESVGSEALARVGPVELSTGLPASDLDLLAPAPPPEETVPLPPPPAPPLPPPPPPLPDKCPPAPPLPGAAPSVVLTVGLSAIRIKKPIKTKFRLPVFNWTALKPNQISGTVFSELDDEKILEDLDLDKFEELFKTKAQGPALDLICSKNKTAQKAASKVTLLEANRAKNLAITLRKAGRSAEEICRAIHTYDLQTLPVDFVECLMRFLPTEAEVKLLRQYERERQPLEELAAEDRFMLLFSKVERLTQRMAGMAFLGNFQDNLQMLTPQLNAIIAASASVKSSQKLKQMLEIILALGNYMNSSKRGAVYGFKLQSLDLLLDTKSTDRKMTLLHFIALTVKEKYPDLANFWHELHFVEKAAAVSLENVLLDVKELGRGMELIRRECSIHDNSVLRNFLSTNEGKLDKLQRDAKTAEEAYNAVVRYFGESPKTTPPSVFFPVFVRFIRSYKEAEQENEARKKQEEVMREKQLAQEAKKLDAKTPSQRNKWQQQELIAELRRRQAKEHRPVYEGKDGTIEDIITVLKSVPFTARTAKRGSRFFCDAAHHDESNC; from the exons AGCTCCATGAACCTGCCTCCTGACAAGGCCCGGCTCCTGCGGCAGTACGACAATGAGAAGAAGTGGGATCTGATCTGTGACCAG GAACGATTCCAGGTGAAAAACCCTCCCCACACTTACATCCAGAAACTCCAGAGCTTCTTGGACCCCAGTGTAACTCGGAAG AAGTTCAGGAGGAGAGTGCAGGAGTCAACCAAAGTGCTGAGGGAGCTGGAGATCTCGCTCCGCACCAACCACATCGG GTGGGTGCGGGAGTTTCTGAATGATGAAAACAAAGGCCTGGATGTGCTGGTGGATTACCTGTCCTTTGCCCAATGTTCCGTCAT GTTTGACTTTGAGGGTCTGGAGAGTGGCGACGATGGTGCCTTTGACAAGCTCCGGTCCTGGAGCAGGTCCATCGAGGACCTGCAGCCACCCAGCGCCCTGTCAGCCCCCTTCACCAACAGCCTCGCTCGCTCTGCGCGCCAGTCTGTGCTCCG GTATAGCACTCTACCTGGGCGCAGGGCCCTGAAGAACTCCCGCCTGGTGAGCCAGAAGGATGACGTCCACGTCTGCATCCTTTGTCTCAGAGCCATCATGAACTATCAG TATGGATTCAACCTGGTCATGTCCCACCCCCATGCTGTCAACGAGATTGCACTCAGTCTCAACAACAAGAACCCAAG GACCAAAGCCCTTGTCTTGGAGCTCCTAGCAGCTGTGTGTTTGGTGCGGGGAGGTCATGAAATCATTCTTGCTGCCTTTGATAATTTCAAAGAG GTGTGCAAGGAGATGCACCGCTTTGAGAAGCTGATGGAGTACTTCCGGAATGAGGACAGCAACATCGACTTCATG GTGGCCTGCATGCAGTTTATCAACATTGTGGTGCACTCGGTGGAGGATATGAACTTCCGGGTCCACCTGCAGTATGAGTTCACtaagctggggctggaggagttCCTGCAG TCAAGGCACACAGAAAGCGAGAAGCTGCAGGTGCAGATCCAGGCATACCTGGAGAACGTGTTTGACGTGGGGGGTTTGTTGGAAGATGCTGAGACCAAGAACGTGGCCCTGGAGAAggtggaggagctggaggagcatGTGTCCCAT CTCACAGAGAAGCTTCTGGACCTAGAGAACGAGAACATGATGCGTGTGGCGGAGCTGGAGAAGCAGCTGCTGCAGCGGGATAAGGAACTAGAGAGCATCAAG GAGACTTACGAGAACACGAGCCACCAGGTGCACACCCTGCGGCGGCTCAtcaaggagaaggaggaggcttTCCAGCGCCGATGCCACTTGGAGCCCAATGCCCGGGACTTGGAGTCGGTGGGCAGTGAGGCCCTGGCCCGCGTGGGCCCTGTGGAGCTGAGCACAGGACTGCCAGCCTCCGACCTGGACCTCCtggctccagccccacctcctgaGGAGActgtccctctgcctcctccgcccgctcctcccctgccccctccacctccccctttaCCAG ACAagtgtcccccagccccacctctccctGGTGCTGCTCCCTCTGTGGTGTTGACAGTAGGCCTGTCAG CCATTCGCATCAAGAAGCCTATCAAGACCAAGTTCCGGCTACCGGTCTTCAACTGGACAGCACTGAAACCCAACCAGATCAGTGGCACTGTCTTCAGCGAACTTGATGACGAGAAGATCCTGGAG GACTTGGACCTGGACAAGTTCGAAGAACTGTTTAAGACGAAAGCTCAGGGCCCTGCCCTTGACCTCATCTGCTCTAAGAACAAGACAGCACAAAAGGCTGCCAGCAAGGTGACCCTGTTGGAAGCCAATCGCGCCAAGAACCTGGCCATCACTCTACGCAAGGCTGGCCGCTCAGCTGAGGAGATCTGCAGAGCCATCCACAC GTACGACCTACAGACACTACCTGTGGACTTCGTGGAGTGCCTGATGCGCTTCCTGCCCACAGAGGCCGAAGTGAAGCTGCTGCGGCAATACGAGCGGGAGCGGCAGCCCTTGGAGGAGCTGGCGGCTGAGGACCGCTTCATGCTGCTCTTCAGCAAGGTGGAACGGCTGACCCAGCGAATGGCTGGCATGGCCTTCCTGGGCAACTTCCAGGACAACCTGCAGATGCTTACGCCG CAACTCAATGCCATCATTGCAGCCTCCGCCTCCGTCAAGTCCTCACAGAAGCTGAAGCAGATGCTAGAG ATCATCCTTGCACTGGGGAACTACATGAACAGCAGCAAGCGGGGGGCTGTGTATGGCTTCAAGCTCCAGAGCCTGGATCTG CTGCTGGACACCAAGTCCACTGACAGGAAGATGACACTGCTGCATTTTATCGCCTTGACGGTGAAGGAGAAATACCCAGACCTGGCCAACTTCTGGCACGAGCTGCACTTTGTGGAGAAGGCTGCAGCAG TGTCCCTGGAGAATGTGCTGCTAGATGTGAAGGAGCTGGGCCGGGGCATGGAGCTGATTCGGAGGGAGTGCAGTATCCATGACAACAGCGTCCTCCGGAACTTCCTCAGCACCAATGAGGGCAAACTGGACAAGCTCCAGCGCGACGCCAAGACGGCTGAG GAGGCCTACAATGCAGTGGTGCGCTACTTCGGTGAGAGTCCCAAGACCACACCTCCTTCTGTATTCTTCCCAGTGTTTGTCCGATTCATTCGTTCTTACAAG GAAGCAGAACAAGAGAACGAAGCCCGCAAGAAGCAGGAGGAGGTAATGCGGGAGAAGCAGCTGGCTCAGGAAGCCAAGAAACTGGATGCCAAG ACCCCATCCCAGAGGAACAAGTGGCAACAGCAGGAGCTAATCGCAGAATTGAGGCGGCGCCAGGCCAAGGAGCACCGGCCTGTGTATGAGGGGAAAGATGGTACCATAGAGGACATCATCACAG TGCTGAAGAGTGTCCCTTTCACGGCCCGTACTGCCAAGCGGGGCTCACGCTTCTTCTGCGATGCAGCCCACCATGATGAGTCAAACTGTTAA